In Nitrospirota bacterium, one DNA window encodes the following:
- a CDS encoding ABC transporter substrate-binding protein has translation MTGTQKSFLRRLSTRPGNDGAFTRALLFLIAFILISVFPAACRKADDSLLPGYLYLRLNTNPTTLDPALITDVMGGSIAAKLFNGLVRFNENLDIVPDIARSWSLSPDQRTYTFRLRRDVRFSNGRRVTADDFRYSFERVLTPASKAPLTWVLDKIEGADDYLAGRSRKISGIRVVNDHTLALTLRQPFGPFLSLLAMTTAYVVPREEVDRLGQDFGTHPVGSGPYVLTEWKHGQSITLSAREDYFEGRPKLNGISYRVIPEDLTAVVEFETGRLDILQIPSSEYRRYTTDPAWRDHVYGKPGLNSYYLGLNCTRPPFDDIRVRQAVNMAIDRQHILNTLFEKRGVLASGPIPPGLWKNDRLTLISGGYQYDPRKAKELIEEARAKGTDVRIYIPADPEVLDIVEVIQRYLGNAGLNATITQLDWSAFKHAVNEGEPDAFWLSWWADYPDPENFLFPLFHSASVGSGGNRTRCNDPELDRLIEAAQHTMIERQRYALYRKAEDRIIRNAPWVFMWHRADYFVVQPWVKDFKIYPIYSIDKRVDVTVKR, from the coding sequence ATGACCGGTACACAAAAAAGCTTTTTACGGCGCTTATCAACGCGTCCCGGAAATGACGGGGCATTCACACGCGCACTGCTGTTCCTTATCGCGTTCATCCTGATCTCGGTTTTCCCCGCTGCATGCCGGAAAGCCGACGACAGTCTGCTTCCCGGCTACCTCTATCTCCGGCTGAACACCAATCCGACCACGCTTGATCCCGCACTCATCACCGATGTCATGGGCGGCTCGATCGCCGCAAAGCTCTTCAACGGACTGGTCCGCTTCAACGAAAATCTCGACATTGTGCCTGACATAGCCCGGTCCTGGTCGCTCTCTCCGGATCAGCGGACCTACACGTTCCGCTTGAGACGGGACGTCCGCTTCAGCAACGGCCGCCGGGTGACAGCGGACGATTTCCGCTACTCCTTCGAGCGGGTCCTGACGCCCGCATCAAAGGCGCCTCTTACCTGGGTCCTGGACAAGATCGAGGGAGCCGACGATTATCTCGCCGGCAGATCCCGGAAGATATCCGGAATCCGGGTCGTTAATGATCACACCCTGGCGCTCACTCTCAGGCAGCCCTTCGGACCCTTCCTGTCGCTTCTGGCCATGACGACCGCCTATGTCGTACCCCGGGAGGAAGTTGACCGGCTGGGACAGGATTTCGGCACTCATCCGGTCGGCAGCGGACCCTACGTGCTGACCGAATGGAAACACGGCCAGTCTATCACCCTTTCTGCGAGGGAGGACTACTTCGAAGGACGTCCAAAGCTGAACGGCATCTCGTACCGGGTCATACCCGAGGATCTCACCGCCGTCGTGGAATTCGAAACCGGCAGGCTCGACATCCTCCAGATACCTTCCTCCGAATACAGGCGCTACACCACCGATCCAGCATGGCGGGATCACGTCTACGGCAAGCCAGGGTTGAACAGCTACTATCTCGGTCTGAACTGCACCCGTCCCCCCTTTGACGATATCCGCGTACGGCAGGCTGTGAACATGGCCATTGACCGGCAGCATATCCTGAATACCCTCTTTGAAAAAAGGGGTGTGCTCGCTTCAGGCCCGATCCCTCCCGGACTCTGGAAGAACGACCGGCTGACGCTGATCTCGGGCGGGTATCAATACGATCCGCGGAAGGCAAAAGAATTGATTGAGGAGGCGCGGGCGAAGGGAACTGACGTCAGGATCTACATCCCGGCAGATCCCGAGGTGCTGGATATCGTGGAAGTCATCCAGCGTTATCTCGGGAATGCGGGATTGAACGCCACGATCACCCAACTGGACTGGAGCGCTTTCAAACACGCGGTGAACGAAGGAGAGCCTGACGCCTTCTGGCTCTCGTGGTGGGCGGACTACCCGGATCCGGAGAACTTTCTCTTCCCGCTGTTCCATTCGGCAAGCGTCGGCTCCGGAGGCAACCGTACCCGGTGCAACGACCCCGAACTCGACCGGCTGATCGAGGCTGCACAGCACACTATGATCGAACGCCAACGGTATGCGCTCTACCGCAAGGCCGAGGACCGCATCATCCGGAACGCGCCCTGGGTTTTCATGTGGCACCGGGCCGATTATTTCGTCGTTCAGCCCTGGGTCAAGGACTTTAAGATATATCCTATCTATTCCATCGACAAACGGGTTGATGTTACCGTGAAACGATAA
- a CDS encoding DUF1059 domain-containing protein, which yields MREFRCASLGNKCSWRHVATEELLADMVALHLRDVHGIPAVTPELLGSIKKAYSPAGPEAVAEATAAGMKVYDCDLGPGCRWKYIAMTEELIADGTAVHAREVHGIRDFSPEMAARVKRSIRTWSGEGLQKKTA from the coding sequence ATGAGAGAATTCAGATGTGCAAGTCTAGGGAACAAGTGTTCGTGGAGACATGTTGCAACGGAAGAGCTGCTCGCCGACATGGTCGCGCTCCATCTGCGGGATGTCCATGGCATACCAGCGGTGACTCCTGAACTGCTGGGGAGCATAAAAAAGGCCTATTCCCCGGCGGGGCCAGAGGCAGTTGCCGAGGCAACTGCTGCCGGGATGAAGGTGTATGACTGTGACCTTGGCCCCGGCTGCAGGTGGAAATATATCGCGATGACCGAAGAACTGATCGCTGACGGCACAGCGGTTCATGCGCGAGAAGTTCATGGAATCAGGGATTTTTCACCGGAGATGGCGGCCCGCGTAAAACGGTCTATCCGCACGTGGAGCGGGGAGGGGCTGCAGAAGAAGACAGCATGA
- the purD gene encoding phosphoribosylamine--glycine ligase, with protein sequence MKVLVVGGGGREHALVWKIAQSPRVKRIFAAPGNAGIANLAECVPIKAEDIKGLLEFARSRAVDLTLVGPEGPLSMGIVDEFTKAGLSIFGPSGKAAIIEGSKRFSKDLMKKYDIPTADYAVFTDQARAEAYVRDKGAPIVVKADGLAAGKGVVVAESVEDAVNALDLIMAQKAYGAAGERVVVEECLKGEEASFMAFSDGKTVVPMASSQDHKRVFDADKGPNTGGMGAYSPAPIVTAKLERQVMETIMIPTVRAMEKEDRLFQGVLYAGLMIHNGEARVLEFNARFGDPETQPIMARLDTDLIDIIEAILAGRLAKTDIRWKPDSAVCVVMASGGYPGNYEKGVEITGLERAAERSNAMVFHSGTSVRNGKIVTDGGRVLGVTGLGPTVAAAIDSAYAAVHDISFQGAHYRRDIGARALETGT encoded by the coding sequence ATGAAGGTGCTTGTCGTAGGCGGCGGGGGAAGGGAGCATGCGCTGGTCTGGAAGATTGCGCAGAGCCCGAGAGTGAAGCGTATCTTTGCGGCGCCGGGGAACGCCGGCATTGCAAACCTCGCGGAATGCGTCCCGATTAAAGCTGAAGATATCAAGGGGCTGCTGGAATTCGCGCGATCCAGGGCCGTTGATCTGACACTGGTCGGGCCTGAAGGGCCGCTCTCCATGGGAATCGTGGACGAGTTCACGAAGGCCGGTCTCAGCATCTTCGGACCCAGCGGCAAGGCGGCGATCATCGAGGGAAGCAAGCGGTTCTCCAAGGACCTGATGAAGAAGTACGATATCCCGACGGCGGACTATGCGGTTTTCACCGATCAAGCCCGGGCAGAAGCCTACGTGCGGGATAAGGGGGCGCCCATCGTGGTCAAGGCCGACGGCTTGGCCGCGGGCAAGGGTGTCGTCGTGGCCGAGTCCGTTGAAGATGCAGTGAACGCCCTGGACCTCATCATGGCGCAGAAGGCCTACGGTGCGGCCGGAGAACGGGTCGTGGTCGAAGAGTGCCTCAAGGGTGAAGAAGCATCGTTCATGGCTTTTTCCGACGGCAAGACCGTCGTGCCGATGGCGTCATCGCAGGACCATAAGCGGGTGTTCGATGCGGACAAGGGGCCGAACACGGGCGGTATGGGGGCCTACTCTCCGGCCCCGATCGTGACGGCGAAACTGGAACGCCAGGTCATGGAGACGATCATGATTCCAACGGTGCGGGCCATGGAGAAGGAAGACCGGCTGTTCCAGGGAGTGTTGTACGCCGGGCTCATGATACACAACGGGGAGGCTAGGGTGCTGGAGTTCAACGCACGCTTCGGCGATCCGGAGACACAGCCCATCATGGCCCGTCTCGACACGGACCTCATCGACATCATCGAGGCCATTCTGGCCGGCAGACTCGCTAAGACCGATATCCGGTGGAAGCCGGATTCCGCGGTGTGCGTTGTCATGGCATCGGGGGGCTATCCCGGGAACTATGAGAAGGGCGTCGAGATTACCGGGCTGGAGCGGGCGGCGGAGCGCAGCAATGCCATGGTCTTTCATTCGGGGACGTCGGTCAGGAATGGAAAGATCGTAACCGACGGCGGAAGGGTGCTCGGCGTGACCGGGCTCGGCCCTACGGTGGCCGCGGCCATCGACAGCGCCTATGCGGCTGTTCACGATATCTCTTTTCAGGGGGCGCACTACCGGAGGGACATCGGCGCACGGGCGCTCGAGACGGGTACGTAA
- a CDS encoding IclR family transcriptional regulator, with protein MVTKREKANYTIQSVSHALDILESFTKTEDELGVTELSKRLGLHKNNVFRLLATLEHRGYIDQNKATENYRLGPKTLQIGAIFIEQRECRRQARPIIENLMARSGETAVVAVLRGIKVIYMDSVETNRTVRAVSRIGAMLPAHCTAMGKAQLAVLPVEEIERLYPEASLQPMTEKSIKTREALLTELRKTANKGYAIENEECDLDVRSAAVPVRDFSKNVIAAIGIVAPSARLTDERLENGGVLSFIQEAGKALSSKLGYIAPSGKK; from the coding sequence ATGGTCACGAAGCGGGAAAAGGCAAATTATACGATCCAATCCGTTTCTCACGCCCTCGACATACTCGAGTCATTCACGAAGACCGAGGACGAACTGGGTGTGACCGAATTATCAAAGCGGCTGGGACTGCACAAGAACAATGTTTTCCGGCTGCTCGCTACGCTGGAGCACCGCGGCTACATCGATCAGAACAAGGCTACCGAAAACTACCGGCTCGGCCCTAAAACTCTCCAGATCGGCGCCATTTTCATCGAGCAGCGTGAATGCCGCCGCCAGGCGCGTCCCATCATAGAGAACCTCATGGCCCGGTCCGGCGAGACAGCGGTCGTTGCCGTGCTTCGCGGGATCAAGGTCATCTACATGGACAGTGTCGAGACGAACAGGACGGTCCGCGCCGTATCCCGCATTGGAGCGATGCTTCCCGCTCACTGCACCGCCATGGGCAAAGCCCAGCTAGCCGTCCTTCCCGTTGAGGAAATAGAGCGGCTCTACCCTGAAGCGTCCCTGCAGCCCATGACCGAAAAAAGCATCAAAACGAGGGAGGCTCTTCTGACGGAATTGCGGAAAACCGCAAACAAGGGATACGCCATCGAGAACGAGGAGTGCGATCTGGATGTAAGGAGCGCGGCAGTGCCAGTCAGGGACTTCTCGAAAAATGTCATCGCTGCGATCGGAATCGTAGCTCCGTCCGCCCGGCTGACCGATGAGCGGCTTGAAAATGGCGGTGTTCTCTCCTTCATCCAGGAGGCGGGCAAGGCCCTCTCGTCGAAACTCGGCTACATCGCCCCTTCGGGGAAAAAATGA
- the larE gene encoding ATP-dependent sacrificial sulfur transferase LarE, with the protein MTIEHKWEHLKELLREMGSAVIAYSGGVDSSLVLRAAVEVMGPRVIAVTADSQTYPPAELAEASGFARSLGVDHRVIQTDELACEEFAANPPDRCYFCKKELFGKLKDIAGGEGIPFILDGSNADDLKDFRPGSRAAAEFRVRSPLREAGFTKNDVRDCARLLALPLWDKPSAACLSSRIPYGRRITPDILKTILSAEDHLHALGIGQVRVRHHGDTARIEIDRRDFSLLLSDETARTIVSGLKALGYTYVCIDLEGYRTGSMNEGILRHTEGGAGSREKMMLDAGCRKP; encoded by the coding sequence ATGACGATTGAACATAAATGGGAACATCTCAAGGAACTGCTCCGCGAGATGGGCTCCGCAGTCATTGCTTACTCCGGCGGCGTTGACAGCTCCCTGGTACTGAGGGCCGCCGTTGAGGTCATGGGTCCACGTGTCATAGCCGTCACCGCGGATTCCCAAACCTATCCTCCGGCCGAACTCGCTGAAGCAAGCGGGTTCGCCCGCTCCCTCGGCGTCGATCACCGCGTCATTCAAACCGACGAACTTGCCTGCGAGGAATTTGCGGCCAATCCTCCCGATCGCTGTTATTTCTGCAAGAAGGAGCTGTTCGGCAAGTTGAAGGATATTGCCGGGGGCGAGGGGATCCCCTTCATCCTGGATGGTTCGAATGCCGATGACCTGAAGGACTTCCGGCCGGGCAGCAGGGCCGCAGCGGAGTTCAGGGTCAGAAGCCCGTTGAGGGAAGCCGGGTTCACCAAGAATGACGTACGTGATTGCGCCAGGCTGCTGGCTCTGCCTCTCTGGGACAAGCCGTCCGCGGCCTGCCTGTCTTCCCGCATACCCTACGGTAGAAGGATAACACCGGACATTTTGAAGACCATCCTGTCGGCCGAAGACCACCTCCATGCACTCGGCATCGGCCAGGTGCGCGTCCGTCATCATGGCGATACGGCAAGGATAGAGATAGACCGGCGTGATTTCAGCCTGCTGCTCTCTGATGAGACGGCCCGGACCATAGTAAGCGGACTCAAGGCGCTCGGCTATACCTACGTCTGCATCGATCTCGAAGGGTATCGGACGGGCAGTATGAATGAGGGCATCCTCCGACACACAGAAGGCGGAGCGGGGAGCCGGGAAAAAATGATGCTCGATGCAGGATGCAGGAAACCATGA
- a CDS encoding cytochrome c biogenesis protein ResB gives MENQKGLVEIAAEKVWKFLSSVKLAVILLIILAIVSVIGTVIQQNESPERYLREYSQTTVTLFEAIGFFDMYHTWWFVLLLFLLTANLTVCTLDRFPPTWRIIKAPLKPIEDEGLKALPFKQEIVFKGDAGSALERVSRTLAAHHYRVSEYHGAGAIQLMTQKGAYSRLGYIITHVSILLVFIGALIGAFFGFKAFLNLPEGGASKVVYLRNEPMWDKIVDSLGVAKSPVIPSAEGGLPAMPLGYFVRCDNFDVDYYINAKGMPTGMPSEYHSTLSVFDQNGQKILDKRIRVNDPLTFHGITFYQSSYGMIPDGRGKIVLNVRRKDSPRSEGETIALDPGQAQYVPSIDRTIKAVSFAPYGMRDPATGQVQFFHTENDELINPTVEVEILKGTTLVSRSYLLKIDPLQPSLPEDYVISFVEYWGARYTGLQVTKDPGVWIVYTGFILLCIGPLIAFFGSHRKLWVRIQDRKGQAVVTVAGSSNRNRIGFEREFSRIVDKIR, from the coding sequence TTGGAAAATCAAAAAGGGCTTGTGGAAATTGCCGCGGAGAAGGTATGGAAATTCCTTTCCTCAGTAAAGCTCGCTGTCATACTGCTCATTATTCTGGCCATCGTATCGGTCATCGGCACGGTCATCCAGCAGAATGAATCCCCCGAAAGGTATCTGCGCGAATACAGCCAGACCACCGTCACGCTGTTCGAGGCGATCGGCTTCTTCGATATGTATCACACGTGGTGGTTCGTGCTTCTTCTGTTCCTGCTTACGGCTAACCTGACGGTCTGCACGCTCGACCGGTTCCCTCCGACCTGGAGAATCATCAAAGCGCCTCTCAAACCGATTGAGGACGAGGGCTTGAAGGCCCTGCCGTTCAAGCAGGAGATCGTCTTCAAGGGGGATGCTGGATCGGCACTGGAGCGCGTGTCCCGTACGCTTGCCGCCCACCACTACCGGGTCAGCGAGTATCACGGAGCAGGGGCCATTCAGCTTATGACGCAAAAGGGCGCTTACAGCCGTCTCGGATACATCATCACCCATGTCAGCATCCTGCTCGTGTTCATCGGCGCCCTGATCGGGGCGTTTTTCGGGTTCAAGGCGTTCTTGAACCTGCCGGAGGGCGGCGCATCGAAAGTCGTATATCTCAGGAACGAGCCCATGTGGGACAAGATCGTGGACTCGCTGGGAGTTGCTAAAAGTCCTGTCATCCCGAGCGCGGAAGGAGGCCTGCCGGCAATGCCGCTGGGTTATTTCGTCCGCTGCGACAACTTCGACGTCGACTACTACATCAATGCCAAAGGAATGCCGACCGGCATGCCTTCCGAGTACCACAGCACGCTGAGCGTGTTCGACCAGAACGGGCAAAAAATACTCGACAAGCGGATCCGCGTGAACGATCCGCTGACCTTTCACGGCATTACCTTCTATCAGTCCAGCTACGGCATGATCCCCGACGGACGCGGCAAGATCGTCCTGAACGTCCGCCGCAAGGACAGTCCCCGGTCCGAAGGCGAAACGATCGCTCTGGATCCCGGTCAAGCGCAGTATGTGCCGTCGATCGACCGGACGATCAAAGCAGTCAGCTTCGCCCCCTACGGAATGCGCGACCCGGCAACCGGCCAAGTCCAATTCTTTCACACCGAGAACGACGAACTGATCAACCCGACGGTAGAAGTGGAGATACTGAAGGGCACGACGCTTGTCTCCAGGAGTTATCTGCTGAAGATCGACCCACTCCAGCCTTCCCTTCCCGAGGATTATGTGATCAGCTTCGTGGAGTACTGGGGCGCCCGTTACACGGGACTCCAGGTGACGAAGGACCCCGGCGTATGGATCGTTTATACGGGTTTTATCCTGCTCTGCATTGGTCCGCTCATCGCATTCTTCGGCTCCCATCGTAAGCTCTGGGTGAGGATCCAGGATCGGAAAGGGCAGGCGGTCGTCACGGTGGCCGGCTCGTCCAACCGCAACCGGATCGGATTCGAGCGGGAGTTCAGCCGGATCGTTGACAAGATCAGGTAG
- the ccsA gene encoding cytochrome c biogenesis protein CcsA, whose translation MNSSLLFNIATLAYLVAMVLYISFLAFKKEAIGKTASIITYTGFAIQTAALFTRWWESYQMDIGRVPLSNLFESLVFFTWSTVLIYIIVELKYKTRVFGAFVLPVAFLALAFINVSGISSEITPLVPALKSNWLFYHVLVSFLGYAAFGIAFAISMLYLLMDTEDRGTSFNMVSGIVAILALATLGYIMAGHGMKTSFWLGLGVLVLAWFIFLIVSGSRHKAQVFLFWSFCVTLAVGLLIAMGIDFVYLIQLKNLAAGESFKKHMFEATFVSSSLPVVLVSWAVIIAIFVIVWLRGMRLKSFLHQYMPTMDQLDDVTYKMIAIGWPLLTAGIITGAVWANSAWGTYWSWDPKETWSLITWFVYAIYLHARYVRGWKGSQMAVISAVGFLAVIFTYLGVNLVLSGLHSYGGMN comes from the coding sequence ATGAATAGCTCCTTACTTTTTAATATCGCCACACTGGCTTACCTCGTTGCCATGGTCCTGTACATCAGCTTTCTGGCATTCAAGAAGGAAGCCATCGGAAAGACTGCATCCATTATCACCTATACCGGGTTCGCGATCCAGACCGCTGCATTGTTCACGCGGTGGTGGGAGTCTTACCAGATGGACATCGGCAGGGTGCCCTTGTCGAACCTGTTCGAATCACTCGTATTCTTCACGTGGAGCACGGTTCTCATCTACATCATCGTCGAGTTGAAGTACAAGACGAGGGTCTTTGGTGCCTTCGTTCTGCCCGTGGCGTTTCTAGCGCTGGCGTTTATCAATGTCTCCGGCATCAGCAGCGAGATCACGCCGCTCGTCCCTGCCCTCAAGAGCAACTGGCTGTTCTACCATGTACTCGTGAGCTTCCTCGGGTACGCCGCGTTCGGCATCGCCTTCGCCATCAGCATGCTCTATCTGCTCATGGACACCGAGGACCGCGGCACGTCCTTCAATATGGTCTCTGGCATCGTTGCGATCCTTGCCCTTGCAACGCTCGGCTATATCATGGCGGGTCATGGCATGAAAACCTCATTCTGGCTGGGCCTTGGAGTACTGGTACTGGCGTGGTTCATCTTCCTCATCGTCTCCGGTTCCCGCCACAAGGCGCAGGTCTTCCTTTTCTGGTCGTTCTGCGTGACGCTGGCGGTCGGCCTGCTGATAGCCATGGGCATCGATTTCGTTTATCTCATCCAGCTCAAGAATCTGGCCGCCGGGGAGTCTTTCAAGAAACACATGTTCGAAGCCACCTTCGTCAGTTCCTCGCTGCCGGTGGTGCTCGTCAGCTGGGCGGTCATCATCGCGATCTTCGTGATCGTCTGGTTGCGGGGAATGCGTCTGAAGTCCTTCCTGCATCAGTACATGCCGACGATGGACCAGCTGGACGATGTGACGTACAAAATGATCGCGATCGGCTGGCCGCTGCTGACCGCCGGCATCATCACCGGGGCGGTCTGGGCAAACAGCGCCTGGGGAACGTACTGGAGCTGGGACCCGAAAGAGACCTGGTCGCTCATCACCTGGTTCGTGTACGCCATCTATCTCCACGCACGGTATGTCCGAGGTTGGAAGGGCAGCCAGATGGCGGTTATCTCCGCGGTCGGTTTCCTCGCGGTTATCTTTACCTATCTGGGTGTCAATCTCGTTCTTTCCGGTCTTCATTCCTACGGTGGCATGAATTAA
- a CDS encoding L-threonylcarbamoyladenylate synthase, translating to MAADIIKIDPAHPEFAFVRCRDVISRGGVVIYPTDTFYGLGVDPANAEAVKRLFSIKGRSVDQPILLLIRDGIEVGNWVAELNAEGRRLMAAYWPGPLTLVFTAGSRVLPLLTGGSGTIGIRVPGSELTRQLLSFIGTALTGTSANRSGQESPTTAEQAASSLGSQVDLILDAGAAPGGLPSTIADVSTGRVCVIREGAVRLSP from the coding sequence ATGGCCGCTGATATCATCAAGATTGATCCCGCCCATCCGGAATTTGCATTTGTCCGCTGCAGGGATGTGATCTCGCGGGGAGGGGTTGTCATCTATCCCACGGATACCTTTTATGGTCTGGGAGTCGACCCCGCCAATGCCGAGGCTGTCAAGAGGCTCTTTTCCATCAAGGGGAGATCCGTGGACCAGCCAATCCTCCTTTTGATCAGGGACGGCATTGAGGTAGGGAACTGGGTCGCTGAATTGAACGCCGAAGGCCGGCGACTGATGGCGGCCTACTGGCCGGGGCCACTCACGCTCGTGTTCACCGCAGGGAGCCGGGTGCTCCCCCTGCTGACAGGGGGGAGCGGCACCATCGGGATCAGGGTGCCGGGCAGTGAACTGACGAGGCAGCTGCTTTCGTTCATCGGCACCGCGCTTACCGGAACGAGCGCAAATCGCTCCGGCCAGGAAAGCCCCACTACGGCGGAACAAGCGGCCTCGTCCCTGGGCTCGCAGGTGGATCTGATCCTCGACGCCGGAGCAGCGCCCGGGGGCCTACCCTCCACCATCGCCGATGTGAGCACGGGCCGTGTGTGCGTTATTCGCGAGGGGGCTGTGAGGCTTTCACCGTAA
- a CDS encoding ARMT1-like domain-containing protein yields MKTELECLPCFFGQVRRTLTHAGVNGERGREIARRAEAIINKASLDEVPARTTTIIHRLLRRETGIDPYQRLKDEYNRIALEILPGVEARALAVSDRLEGAVRAAIAGNVIDFGIYDSIDLERAIDDSFSLPLSHADYAAFAQALEGSRNILYLCDNAGEIVFDRILIQALREQGRSVTAVVKGSPVINDATLEDAAAVGLSEFAEVIDNGNDGIGTLLECCSPRFLAAYFSADLIVSKGQANYETLAKEDNDRIFFLFKVKCPVVAGALKRNNGDIVLMRNG; encoded by the coding sequence GTGAAGACCGAGCTTGAATGCCTGCCCTGCTTCTTCGGGCAGGTCCGGCGCACGCTCACCCATGCAGGAGTGAACGGCGAGCGAGGACGGGAGATAGCCCGCAGGGCCGAAGCGATCATTAACAAGGCTTCGCTCGATGAGGTTCCCGCTCGCACGACCACCATTATCCACAGACTTCTGCGCCGGGAAACCGGGATCGACCCCTACCAGCGGCTGAAGGATGAGTACAACCGGATCGCCCTCGAAATACTGCCGGGTGTAGAGGCCCGCGCCCTGGCCGTGTCGGACCGGCTGGAAGGAGCGGTCCGTGCGGCGATCGCGGGAAATGTCATTGATTTCGGAATCTACGACAGCATCGATCTCGAACGGGCGATCGATGACTCATTCTCACTTCCCTTGTCGCATGCGGACTATGCTGCGTTCGCCCAGGCGCTCGAGGGATCTCGGAACATTCTCTATCTCTGCGACAACGCCGGCGAGATCGTCTTCGACCGCATCCTGATCCAAGCCCTGCGGGAGCAGGGCCGGTCCGTGACGGCCGTTGTGAAGGGATCCCCGGTGATCAACGATGCCACGCTTGAGGATGCCGCTGCTGTCGGGCTGTCCGAATTCGCGGAGGTCATTGACAACGGCAACGACGGGATCGGAACGCTGCTGGAATGTTGCTCCCCGCGCTTCCTGGCCGCGTATTTTTCGGCGGATCTCATCGTCAGTAAGGGACAGGCCAACTACGAGACTCTCGCGAAGGAGGACAACGACCGCATATTTTTCCTGTTCAAGGTCAAGTGCCCTGTCGTGGCCGGGGCGCTTAAGCGGAACAACGGAGACATCGTTCTGATGAGGAACGGGTGA
- a CDS encoding PhoH family protein, with the protein MKKVFVLDTNVLLHDPRAIFAFEDNDVVIPIVVIEELDKFKKGIDEIGRNARQVSRILDEYRQKGKLSQGVTLEGGGNLRVELNHQSPEYLPHELIAAKADNRILATALNLKHDDLPVVLVTKDTNLRIKADAVGIHAEDFESETIMIDELYSGELELAVEPSAIEEFYANGELPAADPRPYANQFVLLKNKANASQTALARYSQQKFSFVPIANVKHGVWGITARNKQQQFALDLLLNDDIRLVTLVGKAGTGKTLLALAAGLEKTIDSRSFLRLVVSRPVFPMGKDIGFLPGDIEEKLKPWMQPIRDNLDFLVGSSAQPGRAKGKKDLQSLFDLGMIEVEPLTYIRGRSMPNQYLIVDEAQNLTPHEIKTIITRAGEGTKVVLTGDPYQIDNPYIDSSSNGLSYVVERFKSESLAGHITLVKGERSDLAELAATLL; encoded by the coding sequence ATGAAAAAAGTTTTTGTGCTGGACACCAATGTGTTGCTCCATGACCCGCGGGCGATCTTTGCGTTCGAGGACAATGATGTCGTGATCCCGATCGTGGTGATCGAGGAACTGGACAAGTTCAAAAAGGGGATCGATGAAATCGGCAGGAACGCCCGCCAGGTGTCGCGAATCCTTGATGAATACCGTCAGAAGGGAAAGCTCTCCCAAGGGGTGACGCTTGAGGGCGGCGGGAACCTCCGCGTTGAGTTGAACCACCAATCTCCGGAATATCTCCCGCACGAGTTGATCGCGGCCAAGGCAGACAACCGCATCCTCGCGACGGCCTTGAACCTGAAGCATGATGATCTTCCCGTGGTCCTCGTGACCAAGGACACGAACCTGAGGATCAAGGCAGATGCCGTGGGCATCCATGCCGAGGACTTCGAGTCCGAGACGATCATGATCGATGAGCTCTATTCCGGAGAACTGGAGCTTGCCGTCGAGCCCTCCGCGATCGAGGAGTTCTACGCTAATGGGGAACTGCCGGCAGCCGATCCCCGGCCTTACGCAAACCAGTTCGTGCTCCTCAAGAACAAGGCCAATGCATCGCAGACCGCTCTTGCCCGGTACAGCCAGCAGAAGTTCTCCTTTGTGCCGATCGCCAACGTGAAGCACGGGGTCTGGGGCATCACCGCCCGGAACAAACAGCAGCAATTTGCTCTCGATCTGCTGTTGAATGATGACATCCGCCTCGTGACGCTGGTGGGCAAAGCCGGCACCGGCAAGACTCTTCTGGCGCTGGCGGCGGGACTTGAGAAGACCATCGATTCCCGTTCATTCCTGCGCCTCGTCGTATCCCGCCCCGTATTCCCCATGGGGAAGGACATCGGCTTCCTGCCGGGCGATATCGAAGAGAAGCTCAAGCCCTGGATGCAGCCGATACGCGATAACCTCGACTTCCTCGTTGGTTCCTCGGCGCAGCCGGGCAGGGCGAAGGGGAAAAAGGACCTGCAGAGCCTTTTCGACCTCGGCATGATCGAGGTGGAGCCGCTCACGTATATCCGCGGTCGCAGCATGCCCAACCAGTATCTGATCGTCGACGAAGCTCAGAACCTGACGCCCCACGAGATCAAGACGATCATAACGCGGGCCGGCGAGGGCACAAAAGTCGTGCTCACGGGCGACCCCTACCAGATCGACAACCCCTACATTGACTCTTCAAGCAACGGCCTTTCCTATGTTGTTGAACGGTTCAAATCTGAGTCGCTCGCGGGACACATCACCCTGGTCAAGGGTGAGCGATCGGATCTCGCCGAACTCGCAGCAACCTTGCTGTAA